The Chloroflexota bacterium genome includes a window with the following:
- a CDS encoding protease inhibitor I42 family protein, with amino-acid sequence MSRRLIVPLLGIAMTVMTACSEEEPPTATAVPTVSPTPTATLSPQTTALPTVTLQAKAGEQFTFRLDSNRTTGYSWRLARPPDERLVTLVGSIYEPPATPLIGAGGREAWTFKAVAKGRTAIMLEYVRPFEPNSPPARVQTLDVVIE; translated from the coding sequence ATGAGCAGGAGACTGATCGTTCCGCTGCTGGGTATCGCGATGACGGTAATGACGGCCTGCTCCGAGGAGGAGCCGCCGACGGCAACGGCCGTGCCGACGGTCTCGCCTACGCCGACGGCCACCCTTTCGCCACAGACGACCGCCCTGCCGACCGTCACGCTCCAGGCTAAGGCGGGTGAGCAGTTCACCTTCCGCCTGGATTCCAACAGGACGACGGGCTATAGCTGGCGGCTTGCCCGCCCGCCGGATGAGCGGCTCGTGACGCTGGTGGGCTCCATCTACGAGCCGCCCGCAACGCCGCTGATCGGCGCAGGGGGCAGGGAGGCCTGGACGTTCAAGGCTGTGGCGAAGGGTCGGACGGCCATCATGCTTGAGTATGTGCGCCCCTTCGAGCCGAACTCGCCGCCGGCCAGGGTGCAGACCCTCGATGTGGTCATCGAGTAA
- a CDS encoding SDR family oxidoreductase, whose translation MSILTNKVAIVAGSSRGIGKAIAMAYAKEGAKVAVVARSESEGKLPGTIYATAEEITKAGGIAIGVPTDITSEESVAAMVKRVEAELGPVDILCNSAAVIFYERLAETTLKRWNLIFNVNVTGAFILTKAVIPGMVARKSGAIIHLTSSGAVGARKGGNAYGSTKAALERMCKGFAVELKEHNIAVNCLDPGPIRTEGAVLTRGPSADWSGWGESAEVIPSALHLAVQTPASMTGQVLRRIEYNAKNA comes from the coding sequence ATGTCCATCCTCACCAACAAAGTCGCCATCGTTGCAGGCAGCAGCCGGGGCATCGGCAAGGCCATCGCCATGGCCTACGCCAAAGAGGGCGCCAAGGTCGCCGTCGTCGCCCGTTCGGAGAGCGAAGGGAAGCTCCCCGGCACCATCTACGCCACCGCCGAGGAGATCACCAAGGCCGGGGGCATCGCCATCGGCGTCCCCACCGATATCACGAGCGAGGAGAGCGTCGCCGCCATGGTGAAGCGCGTGGAGGCCGAGCTCGGCCCGGTGGACATCCTCTGCAACAGCGCCGCCGTCATCTTCTATGAGCGCCTGGCGGAGACCACCCTCAAGCGCTGGAACCTCATCTTCAACGTGAACGTCACCGGCGCCTTCATCCTCACCAAGGCCGTCATCCCGGGGATGGTCGCCCGCAAGAGCGGCGCCATCATCCACCTCACCTCCAGCGGCGCCGTCGGCGCGCGCAAGGGCGGCAACGCCTATGGCTCCACCAAGGCGGCGTTGGAGCGCATGTGCAAGGGCTTTGCCGTGGAGCTGAAAGAGCACAACATCGCCGTCAACTGCCTCGATCCCGGCCCCATCCGCACGGAAGGGGCCGTCCTCACGCGCGGCCCCAGCGCCGATTGGTCCGGCTGGGGCGAATCGGCGGAGGTCATCCCCTCCGCTCTGCACCTGGCCGTCCAGACCCCCGCCTCCATGACCGGCCAGGTCCTCCGCCGCATCGAATACAACGCCAAGAACGCGTAG